One genomic window of Verrucomicrobiia bacterium includes the following:
- a CDS encoding segregation/condensation protein A, whose product MPRVAMAEYKVKFEVFEGPLDLLLYLIKKEEVDIYDVNLTQLATQFIEYIEVMRLLDLEIAGEFLVMASTLMFIKSRELLPLDQQVQTDGEDDGEDPRWELIRQLVEYKKFKDAAAQLQLLESRQENIFPRLPTKPEFAEDTPGKPDVSLFDLLNAVNAILKRAAQTPDSRDVFEDKWTVSEKIEHLMKALAERPRLRFSELFSSAMSRTEVVVTFLALLELIRLKQLVASQPEAFGEIEIGKAEAQAVAPAAEETASPAISEAPANPAA is encoded by the coding sequence CGCAATGGCCGAATACAAAGTCAAATTCGAGGTCTTCGAAGGGCCGCTCGATTTGCTCCTTTATCTCATCAAAAAGGAGGAGGTGGACATTTATGATGTCAATCTCACCCAGCTCGCCACGCAATTCATCGAATATATCGAGGTCATGCGCTTGCTCGATCTGGAGATCGCCGGCGAATTTCTCGTCATGGCTTCCACGCTCATGTTCATCAAGAGCCGCGAACTGCTCCCGCTCGATCAGCAGGTGCAGACGGACGGCGAGGACGACGGCGAAGACCCCCGCTGGGAACTCATCCGGCAACTGGTGGAATATAAAAAATTCAAGGACGCCGCCGCTCAACTGCAATTACTCGAATCCCGCCAGGAAAATATTTTCCCGCGCCTGCCGACGAAACCCGAATTCGCCGAGGACACCCCCGGCAAGCCGGATGTTTCGCTGTTCGACTTGCTCAACGCCGTCAACGCCATCCTCAAGCGCGCCGCGCAGACGCCGGATTCGCGCGATGTCTTCGAGGACAAATGGACGGTCAGCGAAAAGATCGAGCATTTGATGAAGGCGCTGGCGGAGCGTCCGCGGTTGAGATTTTCGGAATTGTTTTCGAGCGCGATGAGCCGCACGGAAGTGGTCGTCACATTTCTGGCGTTGCTGGAATTGATCCGCTTGAAACAACTCGTCGCGAGCCAGCCGGAGGCGTTCGGCGAAATTGAAATCGGCAAAGCCGAGGCGCAAGCGGTCGCGCCGGCTGCCGAGGAAACGGCATCGCCAGCGATTAGCGAGGCGCCCGCGAACCCTGCTGCTTGA
- the scpB gene encoding SMC-Scp complex subunit ScpB has product MELKHILEALLFSAQKPMSPRELRDVLATAAASAEGDEAIKALKKVKEEALVTALEELMREHETAARSYRLVCIAGAWQFVTQPEFAPWLKALVGHKSRPAKLSAPALETLAIIAYRQPITRAEVEQVRGVAVDGVMQTLLERDLVTQVGRAEVIGRPMTFGTTATFLEYFGLRSLEDLPAADELRRIVVVKPEALATVDPGLATAPPDQLALPETPAENAPAETPAATENKDA; this is encoded by the coding sequence ATGGAACTGAAACACATTTTGGAAGCCCTGCTGTTCTCGGCGCAAAAACCGATGAGCCCGCGCGAACTGCGCGACGTGCTCGCCACCGCCGCCGCCAGCGCCGAGGGCGACGAAGCCATCAAGGCGCTCAAGAAAGTCAAAGAGGAGGCGCTGGTCACGGCGCTCGAAGAACTCATGCGCGAACATGAAACGGCGGCGCGCAGCTACCGGCTCGTGTGCATCGCGGGCGCGTGGCAATTCGTCACGCAACCGGAATTCGCGCCGTGGTTGAAGGCGCTCGTCGGCCACAAATCGCGCCCGGCCAAACTTTCCGCGCCCGCGCTGGAAACGCTGGCCATCATTGCGTATCGCCAGCCCATCACGCGCGCCGAAGTCGAGCAGGTGCGCGGCGTGGCCGTGGATGGCGTCATGCAAACGCTCCTCGAACGCGACCTGGTCACGCAAGTCGGCCGCGCGGAAGTGATCGGCCGCCCGATGACCTTTGGCACCACGGCGACGTTCCTGGAATATTTTGGTTTGCGCAGTCTTGAAGATTTGCCGGCTGCGGATGAGTTGCGCCGCATTGTTGTGGTGAAACCGGAAGCGCTGGCCACGGTTGATCCCGGCCTCGCCACCGCGCCGCCGGATCAGTTGGCGTTGCCGGAAACGCCTGCGGAGAATGCGCCCGCTGAAACTCCTGCTGCAACTGAAAATAAGGACGCTTGA
- a CDS encoding GIY-YIG nuclease family protein yields the protein MRPLKLLLQLKIRTLDVMIVDKEHILNEIKRTAGANSGKLLGEQAFYRATGLRRADWHGKFWARFSEAVKEAGFIPREFPDEKQYTDDWILEKYAALSKKLGKLAANGDLKLSKRGDPNLPNYKVYEMRFGSKISLVDRLSTYCAALPEYKNVLQWCQNYIKDNQQPPANNPDAEKKVGYVYLIKMGKFCKIGGTTDFMRRGSEITTKLPEKASIVHFFQTDDIWGIESYWHRRFSEKRREGEWFELEAKDILAFKKRRAFM from the coding sequence ATGCGCCCGCTGAAACTCCTGCTGCAACTGAAAATAAGGACGCTTGACGTCATGATCGTGGATAAAGAACACATCCTAAATGAAATCAAACGAACCGCCGGGGCCAACAGCGGCAAGTTATTAGGTGAGCAGGCTTTTTACCGCGCGACTGGCCTCCGGCGCGCTGATTGGCACGGAAAATTTTGGGCGCGATTTTCGGAAGCAGTAAAGGAAGCCGGATTTATTCCCAGAGAATTTCCTGATGAAAAGCAATATACCGATGATTGGATACTTGAAAAATACGCGGCTTTGTCAAAAAAGCTCGGAAAACTTGCGGCAAATGGCGACCTCAAATTAAGCAAACGCGGTGATCCGAATCTACCAAACTATAAAGTTTATGAAATGCGGTTCGGTTCGAAAATTTCGCTCGTTGATAGACTTTCAACTTATTGTGCAGCGCTGCCAGAATATAAAAATGTCCTTCAATGGTGCCAAAATTATATTAAGGATAATCAGCAGCCTCCGGCGAATAATCCTGATGCCGAAAAAAAAGTCGGATATGTATATTTAATTAAAATGGGAAAATTTTGTAAGATCGGAGGAACAACTGATTTTATGCGCCGAGGCAGCGAGATCACCACCAAATTGCCAGAAAAGGCCAGCATTGTTCATTTTTTTCAGACGGATGATATTTGGGGCATTGAAAGCTATTGGCATCGTCGATTTTCGGAAAAACGACGTGAGGGAGAATGGTTCGAGCTAGAAGCCAAGGACATTCTCGCGTTCAAGAAACGCAGAGCCTTTATGTAG
- a CDS encoding retropepsin-like aspartic protease, with protein MGKVTTRIKVENWSDTELVAAGFRKEKPRMVEAEALVDTGATKFYLKSSVIKQLGLRPIGELKSRTMSERMETRKVYSPVYLEIQGRSGRFDVIELPDSLPNIIGQIPLEDLDWVVDCRHQKLIPNPEHTHGEMCDDF; from the coding sequence ATGGGAAAAGTAACGACACGCATCAAGGTAGAAAATTGGTCGGATACAGAATTGGTCGCCGCCGGTTTTCGCAAGGAAAAACCACGCATGGTGGAGGCAGAGGCCTTAGTGGATACTGGCGCGACAAAGTTTTACTTGAAGTCCTCGGTAATCAAACAATTAGGACTGCGTCCTATTGGCGAACTTAAATCCCGCACCATGTCTGAACGAATGGAAACGAGAAAGGTTTATTCACCGGTTTATCTGGAAATCCAAGGACGTTCTGGACGATTTGATGTCATCGAACTTCCTGATTCTTTGCCAAATATTATCGGCCAGATTCCGCTTGAAGACTTGGACTGGGTTGTGGATTGCCGACACCAAAAGTTGATTCCCAATCCGGAGCATACGCACGGTGAGATGTGCGATGATTTTTGA
- the pheA gene encoding prephenate dehydratase, producing the protein MNIPEHRQAIDKLDAQIVKLLNDRTRHVLEIGDIKLKAGEEIYAPHRELAVLQRLCKLNAGPITNESLRAIYREIMSSALSLEKSMTIAYLGPEATFTHQAAIRRFGASLKYASQKTIADVFSEVAKNRADYGVVPVENSTEGVVTHTLDMFVDSELKIVAQIVLPIQHCLVSNFKRESIKKLYGHPQTLAQCRIWLQNHMPHVEIIETSSNARSAELTVKEKDTAAITGVLAAEKYGLRILESDIQDNSANATRFLVLGRQCSPPTGKDRTSIMLSVSHKVGALYQALASFRKFKLNMTKIESRPSKRKAWEYYFFVDCEGHKDDKQVAKAIKQLQMDCNFVKVLGSYPNSE; encoded by the coding sequence ATGAACATTCCTGAGCACCGCCAGGCCATTGACAAGCTTGACGCGCAGATCGTCAAGCTGCTGAACGACCGCACGCGGCACGTGCTGGAGATCGGCGATATCAAGCTCAAGGCGGGCGAGGAAATTTACGCGCCGCATCGCGAACTGGCGGTGTTGCAGCGTTTGTGCAAGCTCAACGCCGGGCCCATCACCAACGAGTCGTTGCGCGCGATTTATCGCGAGATCATGTCGAGCGCGCTCTCGCTCGAAAAGTCCATGACCATTGCCTATCTCGGGCCGGAAGCGACCTTCACGCATCAGGCGGCGATCCGGCGTTTCGGCGCGAGTCTGAAATACGCGTCGCAAAAAACCATCGCGGATGTTTTTTCCGAAGTGGCAAAAAATCGCGCGGATTACGGGGTCGTGCCGGTGGAGAATTCCACGGAGGGAGTCGTGACGCACACGCTCGACATGTTCGTGGACAGCGAACTCAAGATCGTCGCGCAGATTGTGTTGCCGATTCAGCATTGTCTCGTGAGCAATTTCAAGCGCGAGAGCATCAAGAAACTTTACGGCCATCCGCAAACGCTTGCGCAATGCCGGATCTGGTTGCAGAACCACATGCCGCACGTGGAGATTATCGAGACTTCGTCCAACGCGCGCTCGGCGGAATTGACGGTAAAGGAAAAAGACACCGCGGCTATCACCGGCGTGCTCGCCGCGGAAAAATACGGCCTGCGCATTTTGGAGAGCGACATCCAGGACAACTCCGCCAATGCCACGCGCTTTCTGGTGCTCGGCCGCCAATGCAGTCCGCCCACGGGCAAGGACCGCACGAGTATCATGCTGAGCGTTTCGCACAAGGTCGGCGCGCTGTATCAGGCGCTGGCGTCGTTTCGCAAGTTCAAGTTGAACATGACGAAGATCGAATCGCGTCCGAGCAAGCGCAAGGCGTGGGAATATTATTTCTTCGTGGATTGCGAGGGGCACAAGGACGATAAGCAAGTCGCCAAGGCCATCAAACAATTACAGATGGATTGTAATTTCGTGAAAGTGCTCGGCTCGTATCCGAACTCGGAGTAG